Proteins encoded together in one Benincasa hispida cultivar B227 chromosome 1, ASM972705v1, whole genome shotgun sequence window:
- the LOC120069184 gene encoding long chain acyl-CoA synthetase 4-like isoform X2, producing the protein MLGHREIVDGKPGKYVWLTYKEVYDIVVKIGNSLHTRGFEEGAKCGIYGANCSEWIISMEACNAHGLYCVPLYDTLGAGAVEFIICHAEISVAFVEEKKLPEVLKTFPSTTKYLKTIVSFGKVAPNLREEFEKYGVEIFSWDEFSLLGENQHFDLPVKKKSDISTIMYTSGTTGDPKGVMISNKSIISLIAGVQRLLESVNEELSPEDVYLSYLPLAHIFDRVIEELFILHGASIGFWRGDVKLLVEDIGELKPSIFCAVPRVLDRIYAGLTQRLDAGGIFKKTLFNIAYSRKFGNMQKGHKHGEASPICDRFVFNKVKEGLGGNVRLILSGAAPLATHVEAFLRVVACAHVLQGYGLTETCAGTFVSLPNELSMLGTVGPPVPNVDVCLESVPEMGYDALSTIPRGEICVRGDPLFSGYYKRDDLTNEVMIDGWFHTGDIGEWQSDGSLKIIDRKKNIFKLSQGEYVAVENLENIYGLVSSIDMIWVYGNSFESFLVAVANPNKLALERWANENGIEEDFDSLCEDKRAKDYLLGELNKIAKEKKLKGFEFIKAIHLDPLPFDMERDLITPTYKKKRPQLLKYYQNVIDRMYNNAKKP; encoded by the exons ATGCTCGGGCACCGTGAGATTGTGGATGGAAAG CCTGGTAAATATGTGTGGCTAACATATAAGGAAGTGTACGATATAGTCGTAAAAATTGGAAATTCTTTGCACACTCGTGGTTTTGAGGAA GGAGCAAAATGTGGTATTTATGGTGCCAATTGCTCAGAGTGGATAATAAGCATGGAG GCATGTAATGCTCATGGACTATATTGTGTTCCTTTGTACGACACATTAG GTGCTGGTGCTGTGGAATTTATTATTTGCCATGCAGAAATTTCTGTTGCTTTTGTAGAAGAGAAGAAGCTTCCTGAG GTCTTGAAAACATTTCCGAGCACAACCAAATACTTGAAAA CAATTGTGAGTTTTGGCAAGGTTGCACCTAATCTAAGAGAGGAGTTTGAGAAGTATGGGGTTGAAATATTTTCTTGGGATGAATTTTCGCTTCTG GGtgaaaatcaacattttgatcttCCTGTGAAAAAGAAAAGTGATATTTCTACTATTATGTATACAAGTGGAACTACTGGAGATCCCAAAGGAGTGATGATATCAAACAAAAGCATAATTTCACTTATAGCTGGTGTCCAGCGTCTCTTAGAGAGTGTAAATGAAGAG TTGAGTCCAGAAGATGTATATTTGTCATACCTTCCACTAGCACACATCTTTGACCGGGTGATTGAGGAGCTGTTTATCTTACATGGTGCTTCCATTGGGTTTTGGCGTGGG GATGTCAAATTATTGGTTGAAGATATTGGGGAGCTCAAACCCAGTATCTTCTGTGCCGTTCCTCGAGTTTTAGATAGAATTTATGCTG GCTTGACTCAGAGGTTAGATGCAGGGGGCATCTTTAAGAAGACATTATTCAATATTGCATACTCACG TAAATTTGGTAACATGCAAAAGGGGCATAAACACGGCGAGGCATCTCCCATTTGTGACAGATTTGTCTTTAATAAG GTAAAGGAAGGGTTGGGAGGTAATGTGAGACTTATTCTATCTGGAGCCGCACCTCTAGCTACTCACGTAGAAGCTTTCTTGAGAGTTGTGGCATGTGCTCATGTTCTACAAGGATATG GTTTGACAGAGACCTGTGCTGGGACTTTTGTTTCATTGCCAAATGAACTCTCAATGTTGGGAACAGTTGGCCCTCCAGTGCCAAATGTGGATGTCTGCCTAGAATCTGTCCCCGAAATGGGATACGATGCCCTTTCGACCATACCACGAGGTGAAATATGTGTTAGAGGAGACCCGTTGTTTTCTGGATACTACAAGCGTGATGACCTAACCAATGAGGTCATGATTGACGGATGGTTCCATACAG GTGATATTGGTGAGTGGCAATCGGATGGGAGCTTGAAAATTATTGACCGCAAGAAGAATATTTTCAAGCTTTCTCAAGGAGAATATGTTGCCGTGGAAAATTTGGAGAATATTTATGGTCTTGTATCTTCTATAGACATG ATCTGGGTCTACGGGAACAGTTTTGAGTCGTTTCTAGTTGCAGTAGCTAACCCCAACAAGCTAGCACTCGAACGTTGGGCAAACGAAAACGGAATCGAAGAGGACTTTGATTCACTTTGTGAAGATAAGAGGGCAAAGGACTACCTGCTTGGGGAGCTCAACAAAATTGCAAAAGAGAAGAAG TTGAAAGGCTTTGAGTTTATTAAAGCCATTCACCTTGATCCTCTACCATTCGATATGGAACGTGACCTTATAACTCCAACATACAAGAAAAAGAGGCCTCAGTTGCTTAAATATTATCAG AATGTAATTGACCGCATGTACAATAATGCAAAGAAGCCTTAA
- the LOC120069184 gene encoding long chain acyl-CoA synthetase 4-like isoform X1 — MSQMKYLIEVEKPKAAIDGRPSIGPVYRSIFAKDGFPPPIQGLDSCWDIFRLSVERNPGNRMLGHREIVDGKPGKYVWLTYKEVYDIVVKIGNSLHTRGFEEGAKCGIYGANCSEWIISMEACNAHGLYCVPLYDTLGAGAVEFIICHAEISVAFVEEKKLPEVLKTFPSTTKYLKTIVSFGKVAPNLREEFEKYGVEIFSWDEFSLLGENQHFDLPVKKKSDISTIMYTSGTTGDPKGVMISNKSIISLIAGVQRLLESVNEELSPEDVYLSYLPLAHIFDRVIEELFILHGASIGFWRGDVKLLVEDIGELKPSIFCAVPRVLDRIYAGLTQRLDAGGIFKKTLFNIAYSRKFGNMQKGHKHGEASPICDRFVFNKVKEGLGGNVRLILSGAAPLATHVEAFLRVVACAHVLQGYGLTETCAGTFVSLPNELSMLGTVGPPVPNVDVCLESVPEMGYDALSTIPRGEICVRGDPLFSGYYKRDDLTNEVMIDGWFHTGDIGEWQSDGSLKIIDRKKNIFKLSQGEYVAVENLENIYGLVSSIDMIWVYGNSFESFLVAVANPNKLALERWANENGIEEDFDSLCEDKRAKDYLLGELNKIAKEKKLKGFEFIKAIHLDPLPFDMERDLITPTYKKKRPQLLKYYQNVIDRMYNNAKKP; from the exons ATGTCGCAGATGAAGTATTTGATTGAGGTGGAGAAGCCCAAGGCCGCCATTGATGGAAGACCTTCGATCGGACCTGTTTACAGAAGCATTTTCGCCAAGGATGGCTTTCCGCCTCCCATTCAAGGATTAGATAGTTGTTGGGATATATTTCG GTTATCAGTGGAAAGAAACCCTGGTAATCGAATGCTCGGGCACCGTGAGATTGTGGATGGAAAG CCTGGTAAATATGTGTGGCTAACATATAAGGAAGTGTACGATATAGTCGTAAAAATTGGAAATTCTTTGCACACTCGTGGTTTTGAGGAA GGAGCAAAATGTGGTATTTATGGTGCCAATTGCTCAGAGTGGATAATAAGCATGGAG GCATGTAATGCTCATGGACTATATTGTGTTCCTTTGTACGACACATTAG GTGCTGGTGCTGTGGAATTTATTATTTGCCATGCAGAAATTTCTGTTGCTTTTGTAGAAGAGAAGAAGCTTCCTGAG GTCTTGAAAACATTTCCGAGCACAACCAAATACTTGAAAA CAATTGTGAGTTTTGGCAAGGTTGCACCTAATCTAAGAGAGGAGTTTGAGAAGTATGGGGTTGAAATATTTTCTTGGGATGAATTTTCGCTTCTG GGtgaaaatcaacattttgatcttCCTGTGAAAAAGAAAAGTGATATTTCTACTATTATGTATACAAGTGGAACTACTGGAGATCCCAAAGGAGTGATGATATCAAACAAAAGCATAATTTCACTTATAGCTGGTGTCCAGCGTCTCTTAGAGAGTGTAAATGAAGAG TTGAGTCCAGAAGATGTATATTTGTCATACCTTCCACTAGCACACATCTTTGACCGGGTGATTGAGGAGCTGTTTATCTTACATGGTGCTTCCATTGGGTTTTGGCGTGGG GATGTCAAATTATTGGTTGAAGATATTGGGGAGCTCAAACCCAGTATCTTCTGTGCCGTTCCTCGAGTTTTAGATAGAATTTATGCTG GCTTGACTCAGAGGTTAGATGCAGGGGGCATCTTTAAGAAGACATTATTCAATATTGCATACTCACG TAAATTTGGTAACATGCAAAAGGGGCATAAACACGGCGAGGCATCTCCCATTTGTGACAGATTTGTCTTTAATAAG GTAAAGGAAGGGTTGGGAGGTAATGTGAGACTTATTCTATCTGGAGCCGCACCTCTAGCTACTCACGTAGAAGCTTTCTTGAGAGTTGTGGCATGTGCTCATGTTCTACAAGGATATG GTTTGACAGAGACCTGTGCTGGGACTTTTGTTTCATTGCCAAATGAACTCTCAATGTTGGGAACAGTTGGCCCTCCAGTGCCAAATGTGGATGTCTGCCTAGAATCTGTCCCCGAAATGGGATACGATGCCCTTTCGACCATACCACGAGGTGAAATATGTGTTAGAGGAGACCCGTTGTTTTCTGGATACTACAAGCGTGATGACCTAACCAATGAGGTCATGATTGACGGATGGTTCCATACAG GTGATATTGGTGAGTGGCAATCGGATGGGAGCTTGAAAATTATTGACCGCAAGAAGAATATTTTCAAGCTTTCTCAAGGAGAATATGTTGCCGTGGAAAATTTGGAGAATATTTATGGTCTTGTATCTTCTATAGACATG ATCTGGGTCTACGGGAACAGTTTTGAGTCGTTTCTAGTTGCAGTAGCTAACCCCAACAAGCTAGCACTCGAACGTTGGGCAAACGAAAACGGAATCGAAGAGGACTTTGATTCACTTTGTGAAGATAAGAGGGCAAAGGACTACCTGCTTGGGGAGCTCAACAAAATTGCAAAAGAGAAGAAG TTGAAAGGCTTTGAGTTTATTAAAGCCATTCACCTTGATCCTCTACCATTCGATATGGAACGTGACCTTATAACTCCAACATACAAGAAAAAGAGGCCTCAGTTGCTTAAATATTATCAG AATGTAATTGACCGCATGTACAATAATGCAAAGAAGCCTTAA